A window of Quercus robur chromosome 12, dhQueRobu3.1, whole genome shotgun sequence genomic DNA:
TAGGAAAAAGAGGGATTCCCAGCCATCTGAAAATTATCCAGCAGCGAAACCCAATTCGGTAGAGAATGAATGATTCACACACACACGATTTCACATAATAAAATAAGGATAAATtatcctctctttcttttcattaaaatCTGGTACAAGTTAATTTTTAGtccctcaaatttaaaatttagtttaaagttttttaataaaaaaaatatatcaatttaattCCTCCAATGTGACTAATAAAACCTGACACCCCATTTTTTTAAAGCCAAATTGAATCAACAACGTATTTGAGGATCTAAAATCAACCTAACAAGATATTGAAGAggccaaaatcaaaacaaacgctataaattgaagaaaaaaaaattaaaagaaccaTAATAGAACTActgaaaattactttttattcGACCTACAAAcataaaataacacaaaaatagcattattattaaaaagattAAACTCTAATTAGAGACCAAATCTAAACATTTTAATCAGAATTCAAAAGATTTGAGAAACCAAACTTAATCTACTAATAAATTTCAAGAACATAAGTAATTACCCACCAAATAATCAATCAGAGGTATGATTTCTACCCAATAAATAATCAAAGACCCAGAGAAGATTAGAGGGCatgaattaaaaactaatttaattaAACTTCGCTTAGCCCACCTCTCACGGCGCTCGAGATTGCACGAGTCTGTTCTCTACTCCTTcaagaaaagaatataaaatcaataatcagataaaaaaattatttacaccTTGCACAAAAATATGAAAGTACGAAATTTCACCTTTTCACAATTCCCTTTGATTTGATTGTTCGTTCATATTCATTGATCCTTTCCTTCTCCAGAAAATTAAAGGAGacaaaaatatacacaaacTTGAAACTTATGGATTCCATTCAAATCAGAATACAGTTACACAATTAGTCCATTACAAATAGAAACTAcaaatcaagaacaaaaattatgatatttctctaaactatattccttttttttagcaattcTGTTTATTGGTATTAGTAATATACTAATATCCGACCCTTGCATAAAAAACAAGCAAGGGATCGAATTACGGAGTTCCATATTAGTAAATCTCTTTAgtaatcaaaacaaaaccaacaaaaaaaatattaaaaatcaaaatttcaaggCGAGTCTTCAATGACCGAAGCCAAACCGGTCACGATTCTCACCCCATGACTCAGTGAATTTTTAGGCTTAGGCTTTATCTCCGGCGGCTTCCACTCTTTCGCTTTCGCTTCCCCTTCTTCTTCGGAGCCTTCGCTCAAAGCAAAAACGTTCTCGCCGCCCTCACCTAATTCAGTCTCCTCCACCGCCTGACTCAGTTTGAACTCGTTGACGTGGAGAGGCTGTTCATTCACGTGCTGAGACCGCGCGTGTGGAGAGAGCCATTTGGAATTGACATACTCGGCTTTCCTCCACGGAGGAATgtgcaaatttttctttttcaggcTCTGCTTTGCTGCCTCCGATGCGATCGCTATGATTCGGCGCAGACGATCGGACTTTCCTACGAAGATGTACGGAAGAGCCTGGACGATCGTTTTGTAGCTCTTGGTTGGTCTAGCAATTTCGAATTCTGATCTGAAATCGATGTCGATCAGATATCTCTCGCCCTCGATTATCACGTCTATGTATTCATATTCCCCTGTTACCATTACAATTTCTTCAAATTAGTATATCACTTATAATAAGTTCCATATTTTTCTCAACAACCAGACAGAAACAactaattgtattttatttccttttgtttcgcttattttttttctcagatAACAAACAGAGATACGCACCTAAAACAAACCTAACCTAATcatttttccttgtttttctcttctattCCGAAAATTTCTCGGTTgccaaacaagaaacaaaaggaaaacgTAGTTTCAAAGCGTAAGGaagaaaattgaaggaaaaagaattaCCCGCAGGATAGGAGGAACATTTTTCCCAGCGGGATTTACAAATTGAAGCGTCGTATCCAAGAGCCAACAATCCATCAGTGACAACTTTCCTGCAATCCTCATCTTTACTCTTACAGATCTTGTTCTTCTCTACGATCTTCGACGTGTCCGCTAGCAAATTCCTCTCGCACACACTCGCACACGGCACCAATCCCTGCGCACAAATAGAACCATATTTTCAATTACACTTTCTAAGAAAAAAACTagaattattttgaatattttcgTTAAAGTTTTGTTGTTTCGACCTTGAGAATTTCACAAGCTTCAGTGGAAGAATAGTTAGAATCGCCGAAAGAGTCCCATTCATCTTCCGAACTGCTATCAATACAGTTCCGGTTAAAGCAGTTGCAGCGGTTACGGCCACACCTGACCGCACCGGATTGCTtctcgttgttgttgttgttattgttctCCTCGATGAAGTTCTGTACCATACTGTCCAAGCACACCGAACTCGGCTCAAACTCAGTGGCCACCACCGGCGCCACCACAACCGAGCCATTAAAGCCGTCCTTCAGAAAATGCGGCTCCTCGGCCACTACCTTCTCCGGCGCCGCCGTGGAATTCCTCAGAACGTTCGGGAACTGGAAATCAAAAAACCTCTTCAGCCGAGACTTCGCCATCGGCTTCACTGAGTCGAACCTCATCGTCTCTTCCGGCGTGTTAAAATCGACCGGCTGGATCTTCATTGATAAAGGCATGATCAGCGTGATCAAAAATCACGAGAAAATTCTCAACTCCACCTCCAACCTTCAATTTACCATTTCGTCCTTTTCCACAGAGCCTACCTAAACCTTAACTTCCAACCTAATTCAATTTCTAACCACCACTACTAATATATCATCAAAGACGATCTATCTCGATTCTCCACTCatggatttcaaaattttgtggaCGAAGAAATCGATGACTTGGCCAAAATTCAAAGCTCTTTTATAACCAAAATTCGAGACGCTTAAGCAATGCTAAAACCAATTAATACTACTCTATATTATATAGTACAACTATATTGCCTCTAATTTGCAAGGCAAAGCGTGGAATAACTTCCAAACTCTGCTAACtacaaatataaagaaaaagataaaagttgCTTTTGCTTAGGGCTTTCAGAAAATAAAGGCTAGTTTTCACGAAATACGCAACGGCTCGAGAACGTCACGTTTTCACTTTGGAAATTAGGAAAACCACCGCTCGCCGGAACCGCCATTTTTCCCGGCTAAAAATCAGTTTTACGGCGATATTATCACCGGTGACAAGACCGAGTAAGTGAGTGTGAGTGtgttagagagaaagagagtgaacgTTTGAATTGTGCGTGGTTTGGGCTTTTGTGTCTGCGTGAGTGTGAGGTTGCGATAACAATCAGAGTTTAGTGGAAGACATGGGCAATTTAAGGGGAAAGGATATTGCTGACATGGCAGATGTTTACACGTGTCATCCTACGTGGCAGCGCGTTTCGTAGCTGCGACAAGAATTTGTGTAGAGGAATGAACTCGGTGGTCCTTCTCACACGACGCCAcgttatgggtttttttttttttttttttttttgacgatAAGAGCTAGAGAGTGATGGAGGTGTTAAATGTCGTAAAATGCCCTTTACCTTACCCCTGGCTCCAATCTCGTGATACGGAGACTTTTAAAAGttacgttaaaaaaaaaaaaaccaactcgTGAGACATGACTAAAGTTAGTTTCACATTATAGTACTTATTTGACGCGAATGGCCTTATCGAAATGGTATTTGAGAAATAAATTGAACCGACATCTTGTCCAGGACGCTAGTGGACAATAAGGGTAGTGTGGTCATTTGGACGCTCCCCTAACTTCCAAGTTTAATGCTCGTTTTTTGTGGGAGGTGGGTGGAAATTGCCTGGGTTAATAAGGTCGTTGAGTGTACGGTTTGACAAAAGCACCCCTGTGTGGACCCCAGCGAAAAGATTCATAAACAGATAAAAGAGTCAATATCGTGTTTGAGAAGGTAGAGAGAAAATGGGTAGTGTCGTCATATTACACTTTTTTGGGTCTCTCAATAGAAATGTCAGTTGGGGAACTGCGATTTCAAACTTCCAagtaaaaattttcttcgtatttGGTAGAAAAATGCAGTTGATAAAAAGCAGTGGCGTTGTGGTAATTTGGTGGAAAGTgaaggaggtattttggtagtGGCGGTAGGTCCAAGTTCAATGACAGTTAAGTACTCTTTCTTT
This region includes:
- the LOC126709492 gene encoding uncharacterized protein LOC126709492, translated to MPLSMKIQPVDFNTPEETMRFDSVKPMAKSRLKRFFDFQFPNVLRNSTAAPEKVVAEEPHFLKDGFNGSVVVAPVVATEFEPSSVCLDSMVQNFIEENNNNNNNEKQSGAVRCGRNRCNCFNRNCIDSSSEDEWDSFGDSNYSSTEACEILKGLVPCASVCERNLLADTSKIVEKNKICKSKDEDCRKVVTDGLLALGYDASICKSRWEKCSSYPAGEYEYIDVIIEGERYLIDIDFRSEFEIARPTKSYKTIVQALPYIFVGKSDRLRRIIAIASEAAKQSLKKKNLHIPPWRKAEYVNSKWLSPHARSQHVNEQPLHVNEFKLSQAVEETELGEGGENVFALSEGSEEEGEAKAKEWKPPEIKPKPKNSLSHGVRIVTGLASVIEDSP